One region of Streptomyces sp. NBC_00442 genomic DNA includes:
- a CDS encoding PP2C family protein-serine/threonine phosphatase, whose amino-acid sequence MERPSTGWLGIAEGALRQAAPTALLSTARSLLADYVQARDVTLLLADYGLTVLQPVTNLPHTGEATAVRDGSAAGRAFTAEAPVIEAADEPGTVRVHLPVTVRGDRKGILSVHLPEPAVQGASGVLELAAFATALGHELLVAERDTDLYLQARRRRRLTLAAEMQWQLLPGRGFARDEFTLGAHLEPAYAVGGDNFDWSLDDDALTLTVTDGQGHGIQAALLTSLTVNALRNARRAGTSLADQACLADQAVYGEYTGQVSAPTLLLRIDLATGRTEAVDAGSPQLFRMRHGTVEQIQLDAQLPLGMFEETEYRAEQFALAPGDRLIIVSSGVHAAKAPGANAFGVQALRETIAAARSASTHETARAVVDGLLQYHGEGALSADAAVVCLDWRGPRARQE is encoded by the coding sequence ATGGAACGTCCCTCGACAGGCTGGCTGGGCATCGCGGAAGGCGCTTTGCGTCAGGCAGCCCCGACAGCATTGCTGTCCACGGCCCGCTCGCTGCTGGCCGACTACGTGCAAGCCCGCGATGTGACGCTCCTGCTCGCCGACTACGGCCTGACCGTCCTCCAGCCCGTGACCAACCTGCCCCACACCGGTGAGGCGACAGCCGTCCGGGACGGAAGCGCCGCGGGCCGTGCGTTCACAGCCGAAGCACCCGTCATCGAAGCGGCGGACGAACCGGGCACGGTACGGGTACATCTGCCGGTCACCGTGCGCGGAGACAGGAAGGGCATTCTGTCCGTCCACCTCCCCGAGCCCGCCGTGCAGGGCGCCTCCGGCGTGCTCGAACTCGCCGCTTTCGCCACCGCCCTGGGACACGAGCTGCTCGTCGCCGAACGCGACACCGACCTCTACCTGCAGGCCCGCCGTCGCAGACGCCTCACCCTCGCCGCGGAAATGCAATGGCAGCTCCTGCCCGGCCGGGGCTTCGCCCGCGACGAATTCACCCTCGGCGCCCACCTCGAACCGGCGTACGCCGTCGGCGGCGACAACTTCGACTGGAGCCTCGACGACGACGCCCTGACCCTCACGGTCACCGACGGCCAGGGGCACGGCATCCAGGCAGCGCTGCTGACCAGCCTCACCGTCAACGCCCTGCGCAACGCCCGCCGCGCCGGCACCTCCCTCGCCGACCAAGCCTGCCTCGCCGACCAGGCTGTCTACGGCGAATACACCGGCCAGGTGTCGGCGCCCACCCTGCTGCTGCGCATCGACTTGGCGACAGGGCGGACGGAGGCGGTGGATGCCGGCTCCCCCCAACTGTTCCGGATGCGCCACGGCACCGTCGAACAGATCCAGCTCGACGCACAGCTGCCGCTCGGCATGTTCGAGGAAACCGAATACCGTGCGGAACAGTTCGCCCTCGCCCCCGGCGACCGGTTGATCATCGTCAGCAGCGGTGTCCACGCGGCCAAAGCACCCGGCGCCAACGCCTTCGGCGTGCAGGCCCTGCGCGAGACGATCGCCGCCGCCCGCAGCGCGTCGACCCACGAAACCGCGCGCGCCGTGGTCGACGGACTGCTGCAGTACCACGGTGAAGGAGCCCTGTCCGCCGACGCGGCCGTCGTCTGCTTGGACTGGCGCGGACCACGGGCGAGGCAGGAGTGA
- a CDS encoding PP2C family protein-serine/threonine phosphatase, with amino-acid sequence MTGTFYDLPALRSAARRAAHRYGLPAETRARLVLSVADVAAAEFTARRPALFTTEIDTGQDQGAAVLVATLSAPQAPGPLIRAGLPLPPAPAVAATSVSWRIPLTEDTKARPGSRFRAGGGAVQSETEAADEELRAALALADALKGEHRRLKHELAETNGGVLALYVQLEEHEEQLRNAHGFMLQELEDALRPAPLHVEGLELSVHYEPADPHAPTGGDLYDWFLLPDGTLHITVVDALGHGVRSTRSALDVTHAVRTLALEGHPLQSILARAHELLIPMAPALMATALLARIDPLTGDVELANGSHPPALLLQADGSARYLQVRGRGIGFPLPGSEGVLRTRLDPGDLLVLYTDGLTESRRNPLEGEERLVEAARRHASEPLAGIPAAIAADMRSLVLHPDDTLALAIRIPHPSPGTPR; translated from the coding sequence ATGACCGGCACCTTCTACGACCTGCCCGCCCTGCGCAGCGCAGCCCGGCGCGCCGCCCACCGCTACGGACTGCCCGCCGAGACCCGCGCCCGCCTCGTCCTGTCCGTCGCCGACGTGGCCGCGGCCGAATTCACCGCCCGCAGGCCCGCCCTGTTCACCACCGAGATCGACACGGGCCAGGACCAGGGAGCCGCCGTCCTCGTCGCCACTCTGAGCGCCCCCCAGGCCCCCGGGCCGCTCATCCGGGCCGGCCTGCCGCTGCCCCCCGCCCCGGCGGTCGCAGCCACCTCGGTCAGCTGGCGCATCCCCCTCACCGAAGACACCAAGGCCCGGCCCGGCAGCCGCTTCCGGGCGGGCGGCGGCGCCGTACAGAGCGAGACGGAGGCCGCCGACGAGGAACTGCGCGCCGCGCTCGCGCTGGCCGATGCGCTCAAGGGGGAGCACCGTCGTCTCAAGCACGAGCTGGCCGAGACCAACGGCGGCGTCCTCGCCCTGTATGTGCAACTCGAAGAACACGAGGAGCAGTTGCGCAACGCCCACGGCTTCATGCTCCAAGAACTCGAAGACGCGCTGCGCCCCGCTCCGCTGCACGTCGAAGGGCTTGAGCTCTCCGTCCACTACGAGCCGGCCGATCCGCACGCCCCCACGGGAGGCGACCTCTACGACTGGTTCCTCCTGCCGGACGGCACGCTCCACATCACCGTCGTCGACGCGCTCGGCCACGGGGTGCGCAGCACCAGAAGCGCCCTCGACGTCACCCATGCCGTCCGCACCCTCGCCCTTGAGGGACACCCGCTGCAGTCCATTCTGGCCCGCGCCCACGAACTGCTCATCCCGATGGCTCCCGCGCTGATGGCCACCGCCCTCCTCGCCCGGATCGACCCCCTGACCGGCGACGTGGAGCTGGCCAACGGAAGCCACCCACCCGCCCTCCTGCTCCAGGCCGACGGCAGCGCCCGCTACCTGCAGGTCCGCGGCAGAGGCATCGGCTTCCCCCTTCCGGGCAGCGAAGGGGTTCTGCGGACCCGGCTCGACCCGGGCGACCTGCTCGTGCTGTACACCGACGGTCTGACCGAGAGCCGGAGAAACCCCTTGGAGGGCGAGGAACGACTCGTCGAAGCGGCACGACGGCACGCGTCCGAACCGCTGGCGGGCATTCCCGCCGCCATCGCCGCCGACATGCGCAGCCTTGTTCTCCACCCCGATGACACCCTCGCCCTGGCCATCCGCATTCCCCACCCGTCCCCCGGAACGCCCAGGTAG
- a CDS encoding MarR family winged helix-turn-helix transcriptional regulator produces MYLLSGSDGQMDRAGSSADSPDDLVQQVLEAAETLIVTWNEAAQGALPRLSSLQLQALTVARRSPGINLTGLAERVGAAPPTASRLCDRLEAAGLLERRRGTTSRREIGLILTPQGLAMLEDLAERRLAAINQVLRHVPVDQREALRSGLVAFAEATKRAADPGSGD; encoded by the coding sequence ATGTACCTGCTCAGTGGGAGTGACGGCCAGATGGACCGTGCGGGATCTTCGGCCGATTCCCCGGACGACCTTGTCCAGCAGGTGCTCGAGGCCGCGGAAACCCTGATCGTGACGTGGAACGAGGCGGCGCAGGGTGCGCTGCCTCGTCTGTCGAGTTTGCAGTTGCAGGCGTTGACGGTCGCCCGCCGGTCCCCGGGTATCAATCTCACAGGTCTGGCGGAACGCGTGGGTGCCGCGCCCCCCACGGCCAGCCGGCTGTGCGACAGGCTGGAGGCAGCGGGGCTGCTGGAGCGCCGCCGCGGCACGACCAGTCGCCGCGAGATCGGGCTGATCCTCACGCCCCAGGGGCTCGCCATGTTGGAGGACCTGGCCGAGCGGCGCCTGGCGGCCATCAACCAGGTGCTTCGGCATGTGCCCGTCGATCAGCGCGAAGCGCTCCGTAGCGGCTTGGTCGCGTTTGCCGAGGCCACGAAGAGGGCTGCCGACCCGGGCTCGGGCGACTGA